In the genome of Meles meles chromosome 2, mMelMel3.1 paternal haplotype, whole genome shotgun sequence, one region contains:
- the TLR10 gene encoding LOW QUALITY PROTEIN: toll-like receptor 10 (The sequence of the model RefSeq protein was modified relative to this genomic sequence to represent the inferred CDS: inserted 1 base in 1 codon; deleted 3 bases in 3 codons; substituted 1 base at 1 genomic stop codon), giving the protein MKHIRSIYIFCSIAVSVRGWALKLPEERELMTSFSNMSLRKVPADLTPTTTTLDLSYSLFSLLQSXDFRSVSKLKVLILCHNRIQELDVKTFEFNRELRYLDLSXNRLKIVTWYSLAGLRYLDLSFNDFDTMPICEETGNMSHLEILVGLSGAKIQKSDFQKISHSHLNTVSLGSKSLSRYEEGSLPILNTTKLHIALPMNTNFWVLLRDGIRTSKVPEMTNIDGKSQLASYETQQNLPLENSKTSILLLNGVDLLWDDLLLLFQFIWHTSIECFQIQHLTFGGKVYLDHNSFDYSKTLMRTMKLEHVQFRVFSVPQERVYLLFTKMDIENLTISDAQMPHLLFLVYPTRFQYLNFANNILTDDLFKQPIQLPHLKTLILKGNKLETLSLVIFFASNTSLKHLDLSQNLLQHGNDENCFWPETLITMNLSSSRFADSVFRCLPSIQILDLNNNKIQTVPKDIIHLKSLQELNLAFNFLTDLPGCSHFRKLSVLNIEMNLILSPSLDFFQSCQEVKTLNAKRNPFWCACELRDFIRLEKYSEGMMIGWSDLYICEYPLNLKVTQGTWLKDVLLPELSCNTALLIVTIVVIMLVLGMAVAFCCFYLDLPWYLRMLSQWTQTLQRIRKIRKMSQEPLKRNVRLHVFISHSEHDSTWVKHELIPNLEKEEKLICLHEGHFDPGKSITENIMNCSEKSCKSIFVLSPNFVQSEWCHYELYFAHHSLFHENSDYVMFILLEPIPLYCIPTRYPKLKALLEKKAYLEWPKDRHNCGLFLAHLRAAINVNLLETREMCELQTFVELNEETRGSAISLIRTDCL; this is encoded by the exons ATGAAACATATCAGAAGCATTTACATATTTTGTAGTATTGCTGTGTCAGTGCGGGGCTGGGCTTTGAAGTTGCCAGAAGAAAGGGAGTTAATGACCAGTTTCTCCAACATGTCCCTAAGAAAGGTTCCTGCAGACCTGACCCCAACCACAACCACACTGGATTTATCCTACAGCCTCTTTTCTCTACTCCAGAGTTGAGATTTTCGTTCTGTCTCTAAACTGAAAGTTTTGATTCTGTGCCATAACAGAATCCAAGAGCTGGATGTCAAGACCTTTGAATTCAACAGAGAGTTAAGATATTTAGATTTGT ATAACAGACTGAAGATTGTAACTTGGTATTCACTGGCAGGTCTCAGATATTTAGATCTTTCTTTCAATGACTTTGACACCATGCCTATCTGTGAGGAAACTGGCAACATGTCACATTTGGAAATCCTA GTAGGTTTAAGTGgggcaaaaatacaaaaatcagatTTCCAGAAAATTTCTCATTCGCATCTAAATACTGTTTCCTTAGGATCGAAAAGTCTTTCTCGTTATGAAGAAGGTAGCCTGCCCATCTTAAACACAACAAAACTTCACATTGCTTTACCAATGAACACGAATTTCTGGGTTCTTTTGCGTGATGGGATCAGGACCTCAAAAGTACCAGAAATGACAAATATAGATGGCAAAAGCCAACTTGCAAGTTATGAAACTCAACAAAATCTTCCTTTAGAGAATTCTAAGACCTCTATTCTATTACTTAATGGAGTTGATTTACTCTGGGATGACCTTCTCCTGCTCTTCCAGTTTATTTGGCACACATCAATAGAATGCTTCCAAATCCAACATCTGACTTTTGGAGGCAAGGTTTATCTTGACCACAATTCATTTGATTACTCAAAGACTTTAATGAGAACTATGAAATTGGAGCATGTACAATTCAGAGTTTTTTCTGTTCCACAGGAGAGGGTCTACTTGCTTTTTACCAAAATGGATATAGAAAACCTGACTATATCAGATGCACAAATGCCTCAC TTGCTGTTTCTTGTTTATCCTACAAGATTCCAGTATTTAAATTTTGCTAATAATATCTTAACAGATGACCTGTTTAAGCAACCTATCCAGTTGCCTCATTTGAAAACTCTCATTCTGAAGGGCAATAAATTGGAGACACTTTCTTTAGTGATTTTCTTTGCCAGCAACACATCCTTGAAGCACTtagatctgagccaaaatctgtTACAACATGGAAATGATGAAAATTGCTTTTGGCCAGAAACCCTGATCACTATGAACCTGTCCTCTAGCAGATTTGCTGATTCTGTTTTCAGGTGCTTGCCCAGTATTCAAATACTTGACCTgaataataacaaaattcaaaCTGTCCCTAAAGACATTATTCATCTGAAGTCTTTGCAAGAGCTGAATCTTGCATTTAATTTTCTCACTGATCTTCCTGGGTGTAGTCATTTCAGAAAACTCTCAGTTCTGAACATTGAAATGAACTTAATTCTCAGCCCATCTCTGGATTTTTTTCAGAGTTGTCAGGAAGTTAAGACTCTGAATGCAAAAAGAAATCCattctggtgtgcttgtgaattAAGAGATTTCATTCGGCTTGAAAAGTATTCAGAGGGCATGATGATTGGATGGTCAGATTTGTACATCTGTGAATACCCTTTGAATCTAAAGGTGACtca ggggacttGGTTAAAGGATGTTCTTCTTCCTGAATTATCTTGCAACACAGCTCTGTTGATTGTCACCATTGTGGTTATCATGCTAGTTCTGGGGATGGCTGTGGCCTTCTGCTGCTTCTACTTGGATTTGCCCTGGTATCTCAGGATGCTGAGTCAATGGACACAGACCCTGCAAAGGATTAGAAAGATTAGAAAGATGAGCCAAGAACCACTCAAGAGAAATGTCCGGCTCCATGTGTTTATTTCACACAGTGAACATGATTCTACCTGGGTGAAGCATGAATTAATCCCCaatctagagaaagaagagaaattgaTTTGCCTCCATGAGGGACACTTTGACCCTGGCAAGAGCATTACTGAAAATATCATGAACTGCTCTGAGAAAAGCTGTAAGTCCATCTTTGTTTTGTCTCCCAACTTTGTCCAGAGTGAGTGGTGCCATTATGAACTCTACTTTGCCCACCACAGTCTCTTCCATGAAAACTCTGATTATGTCATGTTTATCTTACTGGAACCCATTCCACTCTACTGCATTCCTACTAGGTATCCTAAGCTGAAAGCTCTTCTGGAAAAGAAAGCATACTTGGAATGGCCCAAGGATAGGCATAACTGTGGACTTTTTTTGGCACATCTTCGAGCTGCTATTAATGTTAATTTATTAGAAACCAGAGAGATGTGTGAACTACAGACATTTGTGGAGCTA AATGAAGAGACTCGTGGTTCTGCAATCTCTCTGATAAGAACAGACTGCCTATGA